The following are from one region of the Bradyrhizobium sediminis genome:
- the nuoL gene encoding NADH-quinone oxidoreductase subunit L, with protein MIQAIVFLPLIGAILAGLISIFGAHARNPSGDTVEHHDDGHGHGADAHATHAHDDHGHDDHHAAEPPAAGSRAAELITTGLLLVSAGLSWVALVDVGFMHHDARIALFPWINSGDLQVAWSLRVDTLTAVMLVVVNTVSSLVHLYSIGYMDEDPYRPRFFAYLSLFTFAMLMLVTADNLVQMYFGWEGVGLASYLLIGFWYQKPSANAAAIKAFVVNRVGDFGFALGIFAIFMLVGSTDFETIFAGAPALTGKTINFFGWHADALTLTCLLLFMGAMGKSAQFLLHTWLPDAMEGPTPVSALIHAATMVTAGVFMVARLSPLFELAPNAQAVVMFFGATTAFFAATVGLVQNDIKRIVAYSTCSQLGYMFVAMGAGAYSVGMFHLFTHAFFKALLFLGSGSVIYAMHHEQDIRNMGGLKDRIPFTYIVMVIGTLALTGFPLTAGYFSKDAIIESAYVAHNPFAFYGFLMTVIAAGLTSFYSWRLIFKTFHGEPHDQEHYEAAHESPLWMLVPIGILAAGSILAGFPFKELFAGHGVAEFFRESVKMHPHIIDEMHHIPQAIAFLPTVMMALGFVVSWLFYIRRPYLPVELASQHQVLYRFLLNKWYFDELYDFIFVGPAKWLGRFLWKKGDGYVIDGFGPDGVSARVLDITRNVVKIQTGYLYHYAFAMLIGVAGLITWFMFGAGAQ; from the coding sequence ATGATCCAGGCAATCGTCTTTCTGCCGCTGATCGGCGCGATTCTCGCGGGCCTGATCTCTATCTTCGGTGCGCATGCGCGCAACCCGAGCGGCGACACGGTCGAGCATCATGATGACGGGCACGGTCATGGCGCCGATGCGCATGCGACGCATGCCCATGACGACCACGGCCATGACGACCATCACGCGGCCGAACCGCCGGCGGCGGGCTCGCGGGCGGCCGAACTGATCACGACCGGCCTGCTGCTGGTCTCGGCCGGCCTGTCCTGGGTAGCCTTGGTCGACGTCGGCTTCATGCACCATGACGCGCGGATCGCGCTGTTCCCCTGGATCAATTCCGGCGACCTGCAGGTGGCGTGGTCACTGCGGGTCGATACGCTGACCGCCGTGATGCTGGTGGTGGTCAACACCGTGTCGTCGCTCGTGCATCTCTATTCCATCGGCTACATGGACGAGGATCCGTACCGGCCGAGATTCTTCGCTTACCTTTCGCTGTTCACCTTCGCGATGCTGATGCTGGTGACCGCGGACAACCTCGTGCAGATGTACTTCGGCTGGGAGGGCGTCGGTCTCGCCAGCTATCTCCTGATCGGATTCTGGTACCAGAAGCCGTCGGCGAACGCCGCCGCCATCAAGGCCTTCGTGGTCAACCGCGTCGGCGATTTCGGCTTCGCGCTCGGCATCTTCGCGATCTTCATGCTGGTCGGCTCGACCGACTTCGAGACCATCTTCGCCGGCGCGCCGGCGCTGACCGGCAAGACCATCAACTTCTTCGGCTGGCACGCCGACGCGCTGACGCTGACCTGCCTGCTGCTGTTCATGGGCGCAATGGGCAAGTCCGCCCAGTTCCTGCTGCACACCTGGCTGCCGGACGCCATGGAAGGCCCGACGCCGGTCTCGGCGCTGATCCACGCCGCGACCATGGTCACCGCCGGGGTCTTCATGGTGGCGCGGCTGTCGCCGTTGTTCGAACTCGCGCCCAACGCGCAGGCCGTCGTGATGTTCTTCGGCGCCACCACCGCGTTCTTCGCTGCCACCGTCGGCCTCGTGCAGAACGACATCAAGCGCATCGTGGCATATTCGACCTGTTCGCAGCTCGGCTACATGTTCGTGGCGATGGGGGCGGGGGCCTACTCCGTCGGCATGTTCCACCTGTTCACGCACGCCTTCTTCAAGGCGCTGCTGTTCTTAGGGTCAGGCTCGGTGATCTATGCAATGCACCACGAGCAGGACATCCGCAACATGGGTGGGTTGAAGGACCGGATTCCCTTCACCTACATCGTGATGGTGATCGGCACGCTGGCGCTGACCGGCTTCCCGCTCACCGCCGGCTACTTCTCCAAGGACGCGATCATCGAATCCGCTTATGTCGCGCACAATCCGTTCGCGTTCTACGGCTTCCTGATGACGGTGATCGCCGCGGGGCTGACCTCGTTCTATTCGTGGCGCCTGATCTTCAAGACCTTCCATGGCGAGCCGCACGATCAGGAGCACTACGAGGCCGCGCATGAGAGCCCGCTGTGGATGTTGGTCCCGATCGGCATTCTCGCCGCCGGATCCATCCTCGCTGGGTTCCCGTTCAAGGAATTGTTCGCAGGCCACGGCGTCGCGGAATTCTTCCGCGAGTCGGTGAAGATGCATCCGCACATCATCGACGAGATGCACCACATCCCGCAGGCCATCGCGTTCCTGCCGACGGTGATGATGGCGCTGGGATTCGTGGTGTCGTGGCTGTTCTATATCCGCCGGCCCTACCTCCCGGTCGAACTCGCCAGCCAGCATCAAGTGCTCTACCGGTTCCTGCTCAACAAATGGTATTTCGACGAACTCTACGATTTCATCTTCGTGGGCCCGGCGAAGTGGCTCGGCCGCTTCCTGTGGAAGAAGGGCGACGGCTACGTGATCGACGGCTTCGGCCCCGACGGCGTGTCGGCGCGGGTGCTCGATATCACCCGTAACGTGGTGAAAATTCAGACCGGCTATCTCTATCACTACGCCTTCGCGATGCTGATCGGGGTCGCAGGCCTGATCACCTGGTTCATGTTCGGCGCGGGAGCCCAGTGA
- a CDS encoding NADH-quinone oxidoreductase subunit M: MTTWPILSVVTFLPVVGAALVYLSRGDDEAARRNSRWIALWTTVITFAVSLILIWRFDAAQPDFQFVEKAPWLANTITYHMGVDGISLPFVILTTALMPFCILASWKSVTVRVREYMMAFLLLETLMVGTFAALDLVLFYLFFEGGLIPMFLIIGVWGGPRRVYASFKFFLYTLLGSVLMLLAIMALYWNAGTTDIPTLMHTAVPRSLQTWAWLAFFASFAVKMPMWPVHTWLPDAHVEAPTAGSVILAAILLKMGGYGFLRFSLPMFPLASHDFAPLIFTLSVIAIIYTSLVALMQEDIKKLIAYSSVAHMGFVTMGIFAGTTQGVAGGVFQMVSHGIVSGALFLCVGIVYDRMHTREIAAYGGLVNRMPLYALVFMVFTMANVGLPGTSGFVGEFMTLIGTFKVSIPTATAATFGVILSATYALWLYRKVVFGALTKPSLASIKDLTFRESLILMPLVALTILFGVYPKPVLDMSASSVQQLVNNYNTAVTAVKAAALLQ; the protein is encoded by the coding sequence ATGACAACCTGGCCCATTCTTTCCGTTGTCACCTTCCTGCCGGTGGTCGGCGCGGCACTGGTCTATCTGAGCCGCGGCGACGACGAAGCCGCGCGGCGCAATTCGCGCTGGATCGCGCTGTGGACCACGGTGATCACCTTTGCCGTGTCGCTGATCCTGATCTGGCGTTTCGATGCCGCCCAGCCGGATTTCCAGTTCGTCGAAAAGGCGCCGTGGCTCGCCAATACCATCACCTATCACATGGGCGTCGACGGCATTTCGCTGCCGTTCGTGATCCTGACCACCGCATTGATGCCGTTCTGCATCCTCGCGAGCTGGAAATCGGTCACCGTGCGGGTGCGCGAATACATGATGGCGTTCCTGCTGCTGGAGACGCTGATGGTCGGCACCTTCGCCGCGCTCGACCTCGTGCTGTTCTATTTGTTCTTCGAGGGCGGCCTGATCCCGATGTTCCTGATCATCGGGGTGTGGGGCGGACCGCGCCGGGTCTACGCCTCCTTCAAGTTCTTCCTCTACACGCTGCTCGGCTCGGTCTTGATGCTGCTGGCGATCATGGCCCTGTACTGGAACGCCGGTACCACGGACATTCCGACCCTGATGCACACCGCCGTGCCGCGCTCCCTGCAGACCTGGGCGTGGCTGGCGTTCTTCGCCTCCTTTGCGGTGAAGATGCCGATGTGGCCGGTCCATACCTGGCTGCCGGACGCGCATGTCGAGGCGCCGACCGCGGGGTCGGTGATCCTGGCCGCGATCCTCCTGAAGATGGGCGGCTACGGCTTCCTGCGCTTCTCGCTGCCGATGTTCCCGCTGGCGTCGCATGATTTCGCGCCGCTGATCTTCACGCTCTCGGTCATCGCCATCATCTACACCTCGCTGGTGGCCTTGATGCAGGAAGACATCAAGAAGCTGATTGCATACTCGTCGGTGGCCCATATGGGATTCGTCACCATGGGCATTTTCGCCGGCACCACCCAGGGCGTCGCCGGCGGCGTGTTCCAGATGGTGTCGCACGGCATCGTCTCGGGTGCGCTGTTCCTCTGCGTCGGCATCGTCTACGACCGAATGCACACGCGCGAGATCGCGGCCTATGGCGGTCTGGTCAATCGAATGCCGCTCTACGCGCTGGTATTCATGGTGTTCACCATGGCCAATGTGGGCTTGCCCGGCACCTCCGGTTTCGTCGGCGAGTTCATGACGCTGATCGGCACCTTCAAGGTCTCGATCCCGACCGCGACCGCGGCGACGTTCGGCGTCATCCTGTCGGCGACCTATGCGCTGTGGCTCTATCGCAAGGTGGTGTTCGGCGCGCTGACCAAGCCGTCGCTCGCCAGCATCAAGGATCTCACTTTCCGCGAGAGCCTGATTCTGATGCCGCTGGTGGCGCTCACGATCCTGTTCGGCGTCTATCCGAAGCCGGTGCTCGACATGTCGGCGTCGTCGGTGCAGCAACTCGTCAACAACTACAACACCGCAGTGACTGCCGTTAAGGCAGCCGCGCTGCTGCAGTAA
- the nuoN gene encoding NADH-quinone oxidoreductase subunit NuoN codes for MSFQSAGYQLLPVLPELVLAVGAMVLLMLGAYRGQETTRLVTGLAVCLLVLTGVLELMLPAGKLTTFGGSFIVDDFARFMKMLVLIGSAATLILSVEFLADPSRRIFEYSILVLLSTLGMMVLVSAGDLIMLYLGLELMSLALYVVAASNRDNAKSTEAGLKYFVLGALSSGMLLYGASLIYGFTGTVGFAGIAAAAKTGNVGLVFGLVFLLAGLCFKISAVPFHMWTPDVYEGAPTPVTAFFASAPKVAALAVFTRVTLTAFPGIVSQWQQIVVFVAIASMVLGSFAAIGQTNIKRLMAYSSIGHMGFALVGLAAGTVEGAQGVLVYITIYVAMTLGTFAVILTMKRNGQNVESISDFAGLSRTNPLLAFFFAMLLFSLAGVPPLAGFFAKFYVFVAAIKAGMFTLSVVGVLASVVGAYYYLLIVKVMYFDEPLAQVDPMRMELRTVLAVAGLFNILFFAYPGPLVSVATSAAKSLF; via the coding sequence ATGAGCTTCCAGAGTGCAGGATATCAACTGCTGCCCGTGCTGCCGGAGCTGGTGCTCGCGGTCGGCGCCATGGTGCTGCTGATGCTAGGTGCCTATCGCGGGCAGGAGACGACGCGGCTCGTCACCGGCCTTGCGGTCTGTCTGCTGGTCCTGACCGGCGTGCTGGAACTGATGCTACCGGCCGGCAAGCTCACGACGTTCGGCGGCAGCTTCATCGTCGACGACTTCGCCCGCTTCATGAAGATGCTGGTGCTGATCGGCTCGGCGGCGACGCTGATTCTCTCGGTGGAGTTTCTGGCCGACCCGTCGCGTCGTATCTTCGAATATTCGATCCTGGTGCTGCTCTCGACGCTCGGCATGATGGTGCTGGTCTCGGCCGGCGACCTGATCATGCTCTATCTCGGGCTCGAGCTGATGTCGCTCGCGCTCTACGTGGTCGCCGCCAGCAACCGCGACAACGCGAAATCGACCGAAGCCGGCCTGAAGTATTTCGTTCTCGGCGCGCTGTCGTCGGGCATGCTGTTGTACGGCGCATCGCTGATTTATGGCTTCACCGGTACGGTCGGCTTCGCCGGCATCGCGGCGGCGGCGAAGACCGGCAATGTCGGCCTGGTGTTCGGTCTGGTGTTCCTGCTCGCCGGGCTCTGCTTCAAGATCTCGGCGGTGCCTTTCCACATGTGGACGCCCGACGTCTATGAGGGCGCACCGACGCCAGTCACCGCGTTCTTCGCCTCGGCGCCGAAGGTCGCGGCGCTTGCCGTATTCACCCGCGTCACCCTGACGGCATTCCCGGGGATCGTCTCGCAATGGCAGCAGATCGTGGTGTTCGTGGCGATCGCCTCGATGGTGCTGGGGTCGTTCGCCGCCATCGGCCAGACCAACATCAAGCGACTGATGGCCTATTCGTCGATCGGCCACATGGGCTTCGCGCTGGTGGGGCTCGCCGCCGGCACCGTGGAAGGCGCACAAGGCGTGCTGGTCTACATCACGATCTATGTGGCGATGACGCTCGGCACCTTCGCCGTGATCCTGACCATGAAGCGCAACGGCCAGAACGTCGAGAGCATCAGCGACTTCGCCGGGCTGTCGCGCACCAATCCGCTGCTGGCGTTCTTTTTTGCGATGCTGCTGTTTTCGCTGGCCGGCGTCCCGCCGCTGGCGGGCTTCTTCGCCAAGTTTTACGTGTTCGTCGCGGCGATCAAGGCCGGGATGTTCACGCTGTCCGTGGTGGGTGTCCTCGCCAGCGTGGTGGGAGCCTACTACTATCTCCTGATCGTCAAGGTGATGTATTTCGACGAGCCGCTCGCTCAGGTCGATCCGATGCGGATGGAACTGCGCACGGTGCTGGCGGTGGCGGGCCTCTTCAACATCCTGTTCTTCGCCTATCCGGGACCGCTGGTCAGCGTCGCGACGTCAGCAGCGAAGTCATTATTCTAG
- a CDS encoding biotin--[acetyl-CoA-carboxylase] ligase: MTFKLGPRAISAGYRLAAFDKTGSTNAEAMARARDGERGPMWFVTSEQTAGRGRRHRPWVAPRGNLASSILEVIDVSPAVAATLGFAAGLALEAALQRVSVEASLRSAGSDHMKYQLKWPNDVLAGRQKLAGILLEAEAVADNRLAVVVGIGTNVVAAPEGTPTPATSLAALGVQVGAEELFAELSDAWAEFRGIWDDGRGFGEIRRLWLERAAGLGQPVAVQAGGTAVEGTFDNIDEQGCLIVRKADGTRVPVSAGDVYFGSAASAGAA, from the coding sequence ATGACATTCAAGCTCGGTCCTCGAGCCATATCGGCGGGTTACCGGCTCGCGGCCTTCGACAAGACCGGCTCGACCAACGCGGAAGCGATGGCGCGGGCGCGCGATGGCGAGCGCGGGCCGATGTGGTTCGTGACGTCGGAGCAGACGGCCGGACGCGGGCGGCGGCATCGCCCCTGGGTGGCGCCGCGTGGTAACCTCGCCAGCAGCATTCTCGAAGTCATCGACGTATCGCCGGCCGTCGCGGCGACGCTCGGCTTTGCTGCGGGACTTGCACTGGAGGCGGCGCTACAAAGGGTAAGCGTCGAGGCGTCGCTGAGGTCAGCGGGATCGGACCATATGAAATACCAGCTGAAATGGCCCAATGACGTGCTGGCGGGACGGCAAAAGCTTGCCGGCATCCTGCTGGAAGCCGAGGCCGTGGCCGACAATCGCCTGGCCGTCGTGGTCGGCATCGGCACCAACGTCGTCGCCGCACCCGAGGGCACGCCGACGCCCGCGACCTCGCTGGCAGCGCTCGGGGTCCAGGTCGGCGCGGAGGAACTGTTCGCGGAGCTCTCGGACGCCTGGGCGGAGTTCCGCGGCATCTGGGACGACGGGCGCGGCTTCGGCGAGATCCGGCGGCTCTGGCTGGAGCGCGCGGCCGGGCTGGGACAGCCGGTCGCGGTGCAGGCGGGCGGCACGGCCGTCGAAGGGACCTTCGACAACATCGACGAGCAGGGTTGCCTGATCGTCCGCAAAGCGGACGGCACCCGGGTTCCGGTATCGGCGGGCGACGTCTATTTCGGCTCGGCGGCGTCGGCGGGGGCAGCCTGA
- a CDS encoding ribonuclease J, which produces MARPDELTFAPLGGVGEIGMNLSIYGLGNRHQRSWLAVDLGVSFGDEEHLPGIDLIMPDIRFLEKERKNLVGLVLTHAHEDHFGAIIDLWPKLKCPIYATQFSASLFEAKCNSERNPPKIPVTVVPSGGRIDLGPFSVEFIPVAHSIPESHALAIHTSAGTVLHTGDWKIDPTPIIGKPTDERRLRELGDAGVLALIGDSTNAVREGRSPSEAEVAKTITELVKNAKGRVAVTTFASNVARLRAVADAAKAAGREVVVVGRAMERVVQVARETGFLDGVQNFRGADLYGHFPPDKVLAICTGSQGEPRAALSRIANDDHPQVTLNKGDCVIFSSRTIPGNEKAVGAIINGLVTQGIEVITDRTDLVHVSGHPRRDELRDMISWVRPQLLIPVHGEALHLSEHAKLARAAGVPKVLICRDGDLVRLGPGEPAIIEELPSGRLYKDGSILEESKSRAVVERKKLAFAGCVFVAVAVTEKGELADDPEVDLVGIPEKNTAGEIIDEIVFDTVVSTVEGLPRARRRDPDAMAESVRRAVRATINQHWGKKPLCYVHVLTV; this is translated from the coding sequence ATGGCGCGGCCGGATGAACTGACCTTTGCGCCGCTCGGCGGCGTCGGCGAGATCGGCATGAACCTGTCGATCTACGGCCTCGGCAACCGCCACCAGCGGAGCTGGCTCGCGGTCGACCTTGGCGTATCCTTCGGCGACGAGGAGCATCTGCCGGGCATCGATCTCATCATGCCCGATATCCGCTTTCTGGAAAAAGAGCGGAAGAACCTCGTCGGCCTGGTGCTGACCCACGCGCATGAAGATCATTTCGGCGCCATCATCGACCTGTGGCCGAAGCTGAAGTGCCCGATCTACGCGACCCAGTTCAGCGCATCGCTGTTCGAGGCCAAGTGCAATTCCGAGCGCAACCCGCCGAAAATTCCGGTGACGGTGGTGCCGTCAGGCGGACGCATCGACCTCGGGCCGTTCAGCGTCGAGTTTATTCCTGTCGCGCATTCGATCCCGGAATCCCATGCGCTGGCCATCCACACCTCCGCCGGCACGGTGCTGCACACCGGCGACTGGAAGATCGATCCGACCCCGATCATCGGCAAGCCGACCGACGAGCGGCGGCTGCGCGAACTCGGCGACGCCGGCGTGCTGGCGCTGATCGGCGATTCCACCAACGCGGTGCGGGAAGGGCGCTCACCGTCGGAGGCCGAAGTCGCCAAGACCATTACCGAACTGGTAAAGAATGCCAAGGGCCGGGTCGCCGTGACCACCTTTGCGTCCAACGTCGCACGGCTACGCGCGGTGGCGGACGCCGCCAAGGCCGCCGGGCGCGAGGTGGTGGTGGTCGGCCGCGCCATGGAGCGCGTGGTGCAGGTGGCGCGCGAGACCGGTTTTCTCGATGGCGTGCAGAATTTCCGCGGCGCCGATCTCTACGGGCATTTTCCGCCGGACAAGGTGCTGGCGATCTGCACGGGAAGCCAGGGCGAGCCGCGTGCGGCGCTGTCGCGCATCGCCAATGACGATCATCCGCAGGTCACGCTGAACAAGGGCGACTGCGTGATCTTTTCTTCGCGCACCATTCCCGGCAACGAGAAGGCCGTGGGCGCCATCATCAACGGCCTGGTGACGCAGGGCATCGAGGTCATCACCGACCGCACCGATCTCGTCCACGTGTCCGGCCATCCGCGCCGCGACGAATTGCGCGACATGATTTCTTGGGTGCGTCCGCAACTCTTGATTCCCGTCCATGGCGAAGCGCTGCATCTGTCCGAGCACGCCAAGCTGGCGCGGGCCGCCGGCGTGCCCAAGGTCCTGATCTGCCGCGACGGCGATCTGGTCAGGCTCGGCCCCGGCGAGCCCGCCATCATCGAGGAATTGCCTTCGGGGCGGCTCTACAAGGACGGCTCGATCCTCGAGGAGTCCAAGTCGCGCGCGGTCGTCGAACGAAAAAAGCTGGCGTTTGCCGGCTGCGTTTTCGTGGCGGTCGCGGTGACCGAGAAGGGCGAGTTGGCCGACGATCCCGAGGTTGATCTCGTCGGAATCCCCGAGAAGAATACCGCCGGAGAGATCATCGACGAGATCGTGTTCGACACGGTGGTGTCGACGGTAGAGGGCCTGCCGCGGGCGCGGCGGCGCGATCCCGATGCGATGGCGGAGTCGGTGCGGCGGGCGGTGCGCGCCACGATCAACCAGCATTGGGGCAAGAAGCCCCTGTGCTACGTTCACGTTCTGACGGTGTAG
- the mce gene encoding methylmalonyl-CoA epimerase, producing the protein MLGRLNHVAIAVKDAEKAARIYGAAFGAEISAAVPLPEHGVITVFVTLPNTKIEFIQPLGEASPIAKFLERNADGGIHHVCYDVPDIVAARDTLIKEGARVLGDGVPKIGAHGKPVLFLHPKDFSGALVEIEQA; encoded by the coding sequence ATGCTGGGCCGGCTCAATCATGTGGCGATCGCGGTCAAGGACGCCGAGAAAGCCGCCAGGATCTATGGCGCGGCGTTCGGCGCCGAGATCTCCGCGGCGGTGCCGCTGCCCGAGCACGGCGTCATCACCGTGTTCGTGACGCTGCCCAACACCAAGATCGAATTCATCCAGCCGCTCGGTGAGGCTTCGCCGATCGCGAAGTTTCTCGAGCGCAACGCCGACGGCGGCATCCACCATGTCTGCTACGACGTGCCCGACATTGTCGCGGCGCGCGACACCCTGATCAAGGAAGGTGCGCGGGTGCTCGGCGACGGCGTGCCCAAGATCGGCGCTCACGGCAAGCCGGTGCTGTTTCTGCACCCGAAGGATTTTTCCGGCGCGCTGGTCGAAATCGAGCAGGCCTGA
- a CDS encoding DUF1467 family protein, with product MAYSISTALAIYFVLWWVTLFLTLPFGVRSQHEDGEGAPGTDPGAPIKSQIGRKLIWTTLISAVIFGIGMLAHRAGYLNIERMSKLMGFPF from the coding sequence ATGGCCTATTCGATCTCAACTGCGCTGGCGATCTACTTCGTACTGTGGTGGGTCACCCTGTTCCTGACGCTGCCGTTCGGCGTGCGCAGCCAGCACGAGGACGGCGAGGGCGCCCCCGGCACCGATCCCGGCGCACCGATCAAGAGCCAGATCGGGCGCAAGCTGATCTGGACCACACTGATCTCGGCAGTCATCTTCGGTATCGGAATGCTGGCGCATCGTGCGGGCTATCTGAATATCGAACGGATGTCGAAGCTGATGGGGTTTCCGTTCTGA
- a CDS encoding globin, whose amino-acid sequence MDMTNPANPIQHSFELAAERCEDLTPLVYRRLFRKHPEAESLFRREGGDLVKGSMLALAIDAMMDLAGERTGHFRLIGCEVQSHDAYGTPRELFGSFFGAIADTMREILGNDWTPEIDAAWRQLLDEISRLVAESQAQIEA is encoded by the coding sequence ATGGACATGACAAACCCGGCCAATCCAATCCAGCACAGTTTCGAACTCGCCGCGGAACGTTGCGAGGATCTGACGCCGCTGGTCTATCGCCGCCTGTTCCGCAAACACCCCGAAGCCGAATCGTTGTTTCGCCGCGAAGGCGGCGACCTGGTGAAAGGCTCGATGCTGGCGCTGGCCATCGATGCGATGATGGACCTGGCAGGCGAGCGCACCGGGCATTTCCGCCTGATCGGCTGCGAGGTTCAGTCGCACGACGCCTACGGCACGCCGCGCGAGCTGTTCGGATCGTTCTTCGGCGCAATCGCCGACACCATGCGCGAGATCCTCGGGAACGACTGGACGCCCGAGATCGATGCGGCGTGGCGGCAGTTGCTTGATGAGATCAGTCGCCTGGTCGCCGAGAGCCAGGCGCAGATCGAGGCTTGA
- a CDS encoding sulfite exporter TauE/SafE family protein produces MFDFDQPLFAAGLLLGLSSSLHCFGMCSGIAASLHFAAGLDPNRPARDLLATTLLINAGRIAGYVIAGAIVGGAGSSVFGAFDQSFSHAVLRWAAAAALGWIGLSMLEVLPLPVVLYRIGSRVSQAMDAVAGMARLPPTLGLFVSGTVWGFLPCAMVYAALFYAMLSGSWLGGALAMSGFGLGTLPVLIGAGLGLPLLRRRATSVWLRNGVGIVIITVGIVSAGISPAEFAAWCRSG; encoded by the coding sequence ATGTTCGACTTCGACCAACCGCTGTTTGCTGCCGGACTGCTGCTGGGGCTGTCATCGAGCCTGCACTGCTTCGGCATGTGCTCCGGCATTGCAGCCAGCCTGCATTTCGCCGCCGGTCTCGATCCCAATCGCCCCGCACGCGATCTCCTGGCAACGACGTTGCTGATCAATGCAGGGCGGATCGCCGGCTACGTGATCGCGGGCGCGATCGTCGGCGGCGCCGGTTCGAGCGTATTCGGCGCGTTCGACCAATCATTCAGCCACGCTGTTCTGCGCTGGGCCGCCGCGGCGGCGCTGGGTTGGATCGGGCTTTCGATGCTCGAGGTCCTGCCGCTCCCCGTCGTGCTGTACCGGATTGGCTCACGCGTCAGCCAAGCGATGGACGCCGTCGCGGGTATGGCACGACTGCCGCCGACGTTGGGGCTTTTCGTAAGCGGGACGGTGTGGGGCTTTCTGCCCTGCGCCATGGTCTACGCTGCCCTGTTCTACGCGATGCTCTCGGGCTCATGGCTCGGCGGGGCGTTGGCGATGTCCGGTTTTGGTCTTGGCACCTTGCCGGTTCTGATCGGCGCAGGCCTCGGGCTTCCGCTGCTGCGCCGCCGGGCGACCTCAGTGTGGCTGCGGAATGGGGTCGGAATCGTCATTATCACGGTCGGAATTGTCAGCGCCGGCATCTCGCCTGCCGAATTTGCGGCGTGGTGCCGGTCTGGCTGA
- a CDS encoding SCO family protein — protein sequence MASTRTHGYLAMPANNLKVAGIGAALAIPILVFAIALTWPTARKDDELPAMAGIGGPFTLVDHRGKSVTERDYLGKPTLIFFGFTHCPDVCPTTLFELTTRLKELGPDADRLNVVFITVDPERDTPQQLALYLSSFDARITGLSGTQERISDAMTGYRVYARKVPLEGGDYTMDHTATIYMMNSKGQFTGLMNYQEPEMMARVKLRRLIDLGAK from the coding sequence TTGGCTTCAACTCGAACACACGGCTACTTAGCGATGCCTGCAAACAATCTGAAGGTCGCAGGAATCGGGGCGGCGCTTGCCATTCCGATTCTTGTTTTCGCGATTGCCCTGACCTGGCCCACCGCACGCAAGGATGACGAATTGCCGGCGATGGCCGGAATCGGCGGACCGTTCACGCTCGTCGATCACCGCGGCAAATCCGTCACCGAGCGCGACTATCTGGGCAAACCGACGCTGATATTCTTCGGGTTCACCCACTGCCCGGATGTGTGCCCGACGACGCTGTTTGAATTAACGACGAGGCTCAAGGAGCTCGGTCCCGACGCCGACCGATTGAACGTTGTGTTCATCACCGTCGATCCAGAGCGCGATACGCCGCAGCAACTCGCGCTCTATCTCTCGTCGTTCGACGCGCGCATCACCGGCTTGTCCGGAACGCAGGAGAGGATATCCGACGCCATGACCGGTTATCGTGTCTACGCGCGAAAGGTCCCGCTGGAAGGCGGCGATTACACTATGGATCATACGGCAACGATCTACATGATGAACAGCAAGGGGCAATTCACCGGCCTGATGAACTATCAGGAGCCGGAAATGATGGCGCGCGTGAAACTTCGGCGACTGATCGATCTGGGGGCCAAATGA
- a CDS encoding DUF2946 family protein: MNQPARERADLWRLLRDVAAAARGIPGSRNVLGAVRFAVVWFAALALIFQTSLAAVSTAANASQTNMLALSAICRSVDQQDPADSHDRVAAGHLKCIACVIGHSFAPPSLSMTPLPALAVVGVSHTLPFSVPALYTAPYYSHSARGPPAAA, from the coding sequence ATGAATCAGCCTGCGCGCGAGCGCGCGGACCTTTGGCGCCTGCTCCGGGATGTTGCCGCGGCTGCTCGCGGCATTCCGGGCAGCAGGAATGTTCTCGGCGCCGTCCGTTTTGCCGTCGTCTGGTTCGCAGCGCTCGCGTTGATTTTTCAGACCTCCCTTGCGGCGGTTTCGACGGCGGCAAACGCAAGCCAGACGAATATGCTGGCGCTCTCGGCGATCTGCAGATCTGTTGACCAGCAAGACCCTGCTGATTCCCACGATCGGGTCGCGGCAGGCCATCTCAAATGCATCGCCTGTGTGATCGGGCACAGCTTTGCGCCGCCATCGCTGTCGATGACGCCGCTGCCGGCGCTGGCTGTTGTCGGCGTTTCCCATACGTTGCCGTTCTCCGTGCCGGCCCTGTACACGGCTCCGTACTATTCTCACTCAGCACGCGGACCACCCGCAGCGGCTTAA